From the Sphingomonas suaedae genome, one window contains:
- a CDS encoding protein-disulfide reductase DsbD family protein yields MRRFGFALMTWLLALAALPALAQPAAQDNLSVELIAETDTPAPGSTVTVAFVAKPDPGWHGYWKNPGDAGLDTRLDWTLPQGVTAGELRYPVPTRLLIAGIMNYVYKGSYTQLTTLNIPAGLAPGTALPISVRADYLVCTDEICVPETENLTMQLTVGDGSITPERRARFDQWRRTFPKPLGSEAKFAVADGMLRVAIPFPANVPLGKDAYFFPQTLDAMTYAEPQKITRDGDTLLIEAKAGITVPDRLEGVLATGDREGFALTAVPGTVSAATSGAGGAAIDWSAALLALGGALLGGLILNIMPCVFPILSLKALSLAKSGTSEAHARAEALAYTTGVVLVVVALGGLMLALRAGGASVGWAFQLTDPRVILFLLLLVLGIALNLAGLFELMTPKFAGRLASGGSGGAFMTGALAAFIATPCTGPFMGVALGAALVLPWYIALLIFLGLGLGLALPFLLLGFVPALRRMLPKPGAWMDMFRKILSIPMFLTAIALAWVLGGLKGVNGMAVGLIVALALAVALWIAGRRQARGTGTGPAWAAAALVTLAGIWAVAAIEKPAAAQASTGAQPFSEARLADLRARNKPVFAYFTADWCVTCKVNEKGAIETDAVRDAFARGGVTVLVGDWTDGDPALGRFIERHNRAGVPLYLWYPAGATEPQVLPQLLTQGMLTGLTGGK; encoded by the coding sequence ATGCGCAGATTCGGTTTCGCGTTGATGACCTGGCTGCTCGCGCTCGCGGCGCTCCCCGCGCTCGCCCAGCCCGCAGCGCAGGACAATCTCTCGGTCGAGCTGATCGCCGAAACCGATACGCCCGCGCCCGGCAGCACGGTCACGGTCGCCTTCGTCGCGAAGCCCGACCCCGGCTGGCACGGCTATTGGAAGAACCCGGGCGATGCCGGTCTCGATACCCGGCTCGACTGGACGCTGCCGCAGGGCGTTACCGCAGGCGAGCTGCGTTACCCGGTCCCGACGCGCCTGCTGATCGCCGGGATCATGAACTATGTGTACAAGGGCAGCTATACCCAGCTGACCACGCTTAACATCCCTGCCGGGCTCGCCCCGGGCACCGCGCTGCCGATCAGCGTGCGCGCCGATTACCTCGTCTGCACCGACGAAATCTGCGTCCCCGAAACCGAAAATCTGACGATGCAACTCACCGTCGGCGATGGCAGCATCACCCCCGAGCGCCGCGCCCGTTTCGACCAATGGCGCCGCACCTTTCCCAAGCCGCTCGGCAGCGAGGCGAAGTTCGCGGTTGCGGACGGAATGCTGCGCGTCGCAATCCCCTTCCCCGCGAATGTGCCGCTCGGCAAGGACGCCTATTTCTTCCCCCAGACGCTCGACGCGATGACCTATGCCGAGCCGCAGAAGATCACCCGCGACGGAGATACGCTGCTGATCGAGGCAAAGGCGGGGATCACCGTCCCCGACCGCCTCGAAGGCGTGCTCGCGACCGGCGACCGTGAAGGCTTCGCGCTCACCGCCGTCCCCGGCACGGTGAGCGCCGCCACGAGCGGGGCAGGGGGTGCCGCGATCGACTGGTCCGCCGCCTTGCTCGCGCTGGGCGGCGCGCTGCTCGGCGGGCTGATCCTCAACATCATGCCCTGCGTCTTCCCGATCCTCAGCCTGAAAGCGCTGAGCCTCGCCAAAAGCGGCACCAGCGAGGCCCATGCCCGCGCCGAAGCGCTGGCCTATACCACAGGCGTCGTTCTCGTCGTCGTCGCGCTCGGCGGCCTGATGCTCGCCCTGCGCGCGGGCGGCGCCAGCGTCGGCTGGGCGTTCCAGCTCACCGATCCGCGCGTCATCCTGTTCCTGCTGCTCCTCGTTCTCGGCATCGCGCTCAACCTTGCCGGGCTGTTCGAGCTGATGACCCCCAAATTCGCCGGACGCCTTGCCAGCGGTGGCAGCGGCGGTGCCTTCATGACCGGCGCGCTCGCCGCGTTCATCGCCACGCCGTGCACCGGTCCGTTCATGGGCGTCGCGCTCGGCGCGGCGCTGGTGCTGCCCTGGTATATCGCGCTGCTGATCTTCCTCGGCCTCGGCCTCGGCCTCGCCTTGCCGTTCCTGCTTCTCGGCTTCGTCCCCGCATTGCGCCGGATGCTGCCCAAGCCGGGCGCGTGGATGGATATGTTCCGCAAGATCCTGTCGATCCCGATGTTCCTCACCGCCATTGCGCTCGCCTGGGTGCTGGGCGGGCTTAAGGGCGTCAACGGCATGGCCGTCGGGCTGATCGTCGCGCTCGCGCTTGCGGTGGCGCTGTGGATCGCCGGACGACGACAGGCACGCGGCACCGGCACCGGCCCTGCATGGGCTGCCGCCGCGCTCGTCACCCTCGCCGGCATCTGGGCGGTCGCCGCGATCGAAAAGCCCGCCGCCGCACAGGCAAGCACCGGCGCCCAGCCCTTCAGCGAAGCCCGCCTCGCGGACCTTCGCGCCCGGAACAAGCCCGTCTTCGCCTATTTCACCGCCGACTGGTGCGTCACCTGCAAGGTCAACGAAAAGGGCGCGATCGAGACCGATGCGGTGCGCGACGCCTTTGCCAGGGGCGGCGTCACCGTCCTTGTCGGCGACTGGACCGATGGCGACCCTGCGCTCGGCCGCTTCATCGAACGCCATAACCGCGCGGGCGTACCGCTCTACCTCTGGTACCCGGCCGGCGCGACCGAGCCCCAGGTCTTGCCCCAGTTGCTCACACAGGGCATGTTGACCGGGCTGACGGGGGGTAAATAA
- a CDS encoding thioredoxin family protein yields the protein MHRLIPIAAATLAALAIPAAAQQANGQKATDFKLTDATGKTVQLSDFKGKTVVLEWNNPGCPFVQRHYEGNMQKTQAAAKAGGVVWLTINSGAPGKQGHMTGAEAQKWVGEKKATPAHYLLDPKGVVGKGYAAKTTPHMYIIDAAGVLRYQGGIDDKPAARVEEMGAARNHVLAALNEMKAGKPVSVAQSTPYGCSVKYAG from the coding sequence ATGCACCGACTGATCCCGATTGCCGCCGCGACGCTTGCGGCCCTTGCCATCCCCGCCGCCGCGCAACAGGCCAACGGCCAGAAGGCGACCGATTTCAAACTGACCGACGCCACCGGCAAGACCGTCCAGCTCAGCGATTTCAAGGGCAAGACCGTGGTGCTGGAGTGGAACAACCCCGGCTGCCCCTTCGTCCAGCGGCATTATGAAGGAAATATGCAAAAGACCCAGGCCGCGGCAAAGGCCGGCGGCGTCGTGTGGCTGACCATCAACTCGGGCGCCCCGGGGAAGCAGGGCCATATGACCGGCGCCGAAGCGCAGAAATGGGTCGGCGAGAAGAAGGCCACGCCTGCCCATTACCTGCTCGATCCCAAGGGCGTGGTGGGCAAGGGCTATGCCGCCAAGACCACCCCGCACATGTACATCATCGATGCTGCGGGTGTGCTGCGCTACCAGGGCGGCATTGACGACAAACCCGCCGCCCGCGTCGAGGAAATGGGAGCGGCCCGCAACCACGTCCTCGCCGCGCTCAATGAGATGAAGGCCGGCAAACCCGTCTCGGTCGCGCAATCGACGCCCTATGGCTGCTCGGTCAAATATGCCGGGTGA
- a CDS encoding DUF4240 domain-containing protein — MIIWGLLLASLIFLAVRAFGGGVTEARPSDGTPAPLVVGSGPLTQESFWALVDHSAALEADPDAQLADLRASLSRLSASQIADFERIFDETMRRSYSWDLWGAAYLANGGASDDGFEYFRCWLISKGRSVFDKVVASPDSLADLLAPGGGGDYEFEEFAYVAREAWQEKTGRDWNDMPVIADMAYDNEPSGAAFSEDPADLAKRYPKLWERFGGE; from the coding sequence ATGATCATCTGGGGGCTTCTGCTAGCCAGCCTTATCTTCTTGGCCGTCCGCGCATTTGGTGGCGGGGTGACTGAGGCCCGACCGAGTGACGGCACGCCTGCTCCCCTGGTGGTAGGATCAGGCCCTCTTACCCAAGAGAGTTTCTGGGCTTTAGTAGATCATTCTGCGGCGTTGGAGGCAGATCCCGACGCTCAACTGGCTGATTTGCGAGCATCCCTTAGCCGCTTATCCGCTTCGCAAATTGCAGATTTTGAGCGCATTTTTGATGAAACGATGCGCCGGTCATATTCGTGGGACTTGTGGGGTGCTGCTTATCTGGCAAATGGCGGCGCATCAGACGATGGCTTCGAGTATTTTCGTTGCTGGTTGATATCAAAGGGTCGGTCCGTCTTCGATAAAGTAGTCGCCAGCCCCGACAGCTTAGCTGACCTGTTGGCTCCGGGTGGTGGAGGCGATTATGAATTTGAAGAGTTCGCATACGTCGCGCGTGAAGCGTGGCAGGAGAAAACCGGGCGAGATTGGAATGACATGCCGGTGATCGCGGACATGGCTTACGACAACGAGCCGAGCGGCGCGGCGTTCAGCGAGGACCCCGCCGACCTTGCCAAACGCTATCCTAAATTGTGGGAGCGATTTGGCGGGGAGTAG
- a CDS encoding circularly permuted type 2 ATP-grasp protein, translating into MGKGRAFDEIWGHGGPDAPRPDFAELSRWMAETPHAELNRRQQAAEATFRQLGITFAVYGESEASERIIPFDIVPRIFLHDEWQRLSEGLVQRVEAINAFLQDIYGERRILKEGVLPPELVLLNPQFRPEVAGIRPPHDVWAHICGIDLVRTGPDEFFVLEDNARTPSGVSYMLENREAMIRLCPELFRSFRVAAVDSYSDMLRETMRSVAPERSGTTPVCVVLTPGHFNSAYYEHSFLADTMGVELVEAADLLVDDDIVYMQTIAGRVRVDVIYRRIDDDFLDPLVFRPDSMLGVPGIMSAYRAGNVALINAPGNGIADDKAIYSYMPEIVKFYSGAEAKLPNVETWRCREPQALKYVLDHLDEVVVKLVDGSGGYGMLVGPTASKAEIEAFRAALIAEPHRYIAQPTLALSTVPTLTESGLAPRHVDFRPFVLTGSDGVRVVPGGLTRVALKEGSLVVNSSQGGGTKDSFVLLPKGQSQQQTQVQS; encoded by the coding sequence ATGGGGAAAGGCCGCGCGTTCGACGAGATCTGGGGTCATGGCGGGCCGGATGCGCCGCGTCCCGACTTTGCCGAACTGTCGCGCTGGATGGCCGAAACGCCCCATGCCGAACTCAACCGTCGCCAGCAGGCTGCAGAAGCCACCTTCCGCCAGCTCGGCATCACCTTCGCCGTCTATGGCGAGAGCGAAGCGAGCGAACGCATCATCCCGTTCGACATCGTGCCCCGCATCTTCCTGCACGACGAATGGCAGCGCCTGTCCGAGGGGCTGGTCCAGCGGGTCGAGGCGATCAACGCCTTTCTCCAGGACATTTACGGCGAGCGCCGCATCCTCAAGGAAGGCGTGCTGCCCCCCGAACTGGTGCTGCTCAACCCGCAATTCCGGCCCGAAGTGGCGGGGATCCGGCCGCCGCACGATGTCTGGGCGCATATCTGCGGGATCGATCTCGTCCGCACCGGCCCCGACGAATTCTTCGTGCTCGAGGATAATGCCCGCACCCCGTCGGGCGTGTCCTACATGCTCGAAAACCGCGAGGCGATGATCCGGCTGTGCCCCGAACTGTTCCGCAGCTTCCGGGTCGCTGCGGTGGACAGCTATAGCGACATGCTGCGCGAAACCATGCGCTCGGTGGCGCCCGAACGCAGCGGTACCACCCCCGTCTGCGTCGTGCTGACCCCGGGGCACTTCAACTCGGCCTATTACGAACACAGCTTCCTTGCCGACACGATGGGGGTGGAGCTGGTCGAGGCGGCCGACCTGCTGGTCGATGACGACATCGTCTATATGCAGACCATCGCCGGGCGGGTGCGGGTCGACGTCATCTACCGCCGCATCGACGACGATTTCCTCGATCCGCTGGTCTTCCGCCCGGATTCGATGCTGGGCGTGCCCGGCATCATGTCGGCGTATCGTGCGGGCAATGTCGCGCTGATCAACGCGCCGGGCAACGGCATCGCCGACGACAAGGCGATCTACAGCTACATGCCGGAGATCGTGAAATTCTACTCGGGCGCCGAAGCCAAACTGCCCAATGTCGAGACCTGGCGCTGCCGCGAACCGCAGGCGCTGAAATACGTCCTCGACCATCTCGATGAGGTGGTGGTGAAGCTGGTCGACGGATCGGGCGGTTATGGAATGCTGGTCGGTCCGACCGCGAGCAAGGCGGAGATTGAGGCGTTTCGCGCCGCGCTGATCGCCGAACCGCATCGTTATATCGCCCAGCCGACGCTGGCCTTGTCCACCGTGCCGACGCTGACCGAGAGCGGCCTCGCCCCGCGCCATGTCGATTTCCGCCCCTTCGTCCTCACCGGCTCCGACGGCGTCCGCGTCGTTCCCGGCGGCCTGACCCGCGTCGCGCTTAAGGAAGGATCGCTGGTCGTCAATTCCAGTCAGGGCGGCGGGACCAAGGACAGTTTCGTCCTGCTGCCAAAGGGGCAGAGCCAGCAGCAGACGCAGGTGCAATCCTGA
- a CDS encoding alpha-E domain-containing protein, giving the protein MLSRTAASLYWLGRYVERADFTARLIEATVRLDALSASPAGEAAWASALAVTYNDKAFAATGHAISPQPVAHFLTLDMGNPGSIVRCLEQARNNARAVRTALTREAWTAINRLWLLFAKRVSPGGTATTLSLVEGVMAEARGFEGAIHRMMANEAAMLIQLGAAIERSDNTARLLDVKYHLLLPEGERVGGLVDRDQWTTILQTVSAVTAYRWLYSDGLRPSNVIDLLITRAELPRSLAGCVEEVVEQLNALAKRTGLQGEADRMARARIARMQKTRSHEVIVSGLHEYLQAFIRENAMLDAAIARQFRFI; this is encoded by the coding sequence ATGCTCTCGCGCACTGCGGCGTCGCTTTACTGGCTCGGCCGCTATGTCGAGCGCGCCGACTTCACCGCCCGGCTGATCGAGGCGACGGTGCGCCTCGATGCGCTGTCGGCCAGCCCGGCCGGCGAGGCCGCCTGGGCCAGTGCGCTTGCCGTCACCTATAACGACAAGGCGTTCGCCGCGACCGGTCACGCGATCAGCCCGCAGCCGGTTGCGCATTTTCTGACGCTCGACATGGGCAATCCCGGCTCAATCGTTCGCTGTCTCGAACAGGCGCGTAACAATGCCCGGGCAGTTCGGACCGCGCTGACGCGCGAGGCGTGGACTGCGATCAACCGGTTGTGGCTGCTGTTCGCCAAACGGGTCAGTCCCGGCGGCACCGCGACGACGCTCAGCCTGGTCGAAGGCGTGATGGCCGAGGCGCGGGGTTTTGAGGGCGCGATCCACCGGATGATGGCGAACGAGGCGGCGATGCTGATTCAGCTCGGTGCGGCGATCGAGCGGTCGGACAACACCGCGCGGCTGCTCGACGTCAAATATCACCTGTTGCTGCCAGAGGGCGAGCGGGTGGGGGGCCTCGTCGATCGCGACCAGTGGACCACGATCCTGCAAACCGTCTCGGCCGTCACCGCCTATCGCTGGCTCTACAGCGACGGGCTGCGCCCATCGAACGTCATCGATCTGCTCATCACCCGCGCCGAATTGCCGCGCAGTCTGGCGGGATGCGTCGAGGAGGTGGTGGAACAGCTCAACGCCCTCGCCAAGCGCACCGGGCTTCAGGGCGAGGCTGACCGGATGGCGCGCGCGCGGATCGCGCGGATGCAGAAGACGCGCAGCCATGAGGTGATCGTCAGCGGACTGCATGAATATCTTCAGGCATTCATTCGCGAAAATGCGATGCTGGACGCTGCTATCGCGCGCCAGTTCCGTTTCATCTAA
- a CDS encoding transglutaminase family protein, with protein MRLAIDHQTRYRFSEPQGRLVQTLRLTPGDTHDQTVVDWRIDVDCDVRLRESVDGFGNRVTMLFAEGPLDGIDITVAGQVLTTESNGVVRGSAEPLPPEIFLRTTPRSMACAALIDFVRDGLGAGGSDLDRLHRWNLALGQRFPDVPDRPDTGVTAAEAMAGGKPDSRDLAHMFLAGARAADFPARYVSGYRQCPAGSCAPHGWGEAWVDRLGWVGFDPSAGISPDANYVRVAVGLDAAGAAPVAGIRQGAGAEVMTVEVQVERMAGDA; from the coding sequence ATGCGTCTCGCGATCGACCATCAGACCCGCTACCGGTTCAGCGAGCCGCAGGGACGGCTGGTGCAGACGCTGCGGCTGACGCCCGGCGACACGCACGACCAGACCGTGGTGGATTGGCGGATCGACGTCGATTGCGACGTCCGCCTGCGCGAGTCGGTCGATGGGTTCGGCAACCGCGTGACGATGCTGTTCGCCGAAGGGCCGCTCGACGGGATCGACATCACCGTCGCGGGACAGGTGCTCACCACCGAATCCAATGGCGTGGTACGCGGGAGCGCCGAGCCGCTGCCGCCCGAGATTTTCCTCCGAACCACGCCGCGCAGCATGGCCTGTGCCGCGTTGATCGACTTTGTGAGGGATGGTCTGGGCGCGGGCGGAAGCGACCTCGATCGCCTCCACCGCTGGAACCTCGCGCTTGGACAACGCTTCCCTGATGTCCCCGACCGCCCCGACACCGGAGTCACCGCCGCCGAGGCGATGGCCGGCGGCAAACCGGATTCGCGCGATCTGGCGCATATGTTCCTTGCCGGGGCGCGCGCGGCGGACTTTCCGGCGCGTTATGTCAGCGGCTATCGCCAATGTCCGGCCGGCAGCTGCGCACCGCATGGCTGGGGGGAAGCCTGGGTCGATCGCTTGGGCTGGGTGGGGTTCGATCCCTCGGCGGGGATCAGCCCGGACGCCAATTACGTCCGCGTCGCCGTCGGGCTGGACGCGGCGGGGGCGGCGCCGGTCGCCGGTATCCGGCAGGGGGCTGGTGCTGAAGTAATGACGGTGGAGGTTCAGGTCGAACGCATGGCAGGCGACGCCTGA